TAGTGAGCTGGTCGGCCGTGTGACGCGGCGGCTAGTACTCTCGTTCCAGCCGATACTCCGGACGACAGGACTCATGCCCCTATGTCAGGCTTCTTCGCCCTTCTCGACGACATCGCCACGCTCGCCAAGCTGACGCTGTCCACTGTTGACGACACGGCCTCCATGGCTGTCAAGACCTCGGCGAAGGTCTCGGCGGCCGCCGTCGACGACGTCGCCACCACCCCCCAGTACGTCACCGGCATCACCCCGGACCGGGAGCTGCCGATCATCAAGAAGATCACGCTGGGCTCGCTGCGCAACAAGCTCCTCATCATCCTGCCGATCGGCCTGCTGCTGACGGCCGTGGCGCCATGGCTCCTGCCGGTGGCGCTCGTCATCGGTGGCGCCTACCTGTGCTTCGAGGGCGGGGAGAAGATCCTGGAGCGCTTCGGCGGCGCTGCTCACGTCGAGGAGGAGTCCGGTCCGATCGACGAGGCCCAGATCGTCCGTCAGGCCATCACCACGGACTTCGTCCTATCCACTGAGATCATGCTGCTGGCCCTGGCCGAGGTGGAGGGGGAGTCCTCCATGCGGCGCATCATCGTGCTGGTCCTCATCGCCCTGCTCATCACCTTCGCCGTCTACGGCCTGGTGGCGGCTCTCATCAAGCTCGACGACGCCGGCGCGCACCTGGCCGGACA
This region of Actinomyces oris genomic DNA includes:
- a CDS encoding DUF808 domain-containing protein, whose amino-acid sequence is MSGFFALLDDIATLAKLTLSTVDDTASMAVKTSAKVSAAAVDDVATTPQYVTGITPDRELPIIKKITLGSLRNKLLIILPIGLLLTAVAPWLLPVALVIGGAYLCFEGGEKILERFGGAAHVEEESGPIDEAQIVRQAITTDFVLSTEIMLLALAEVEGESSMRRIIVLVLIALLITFAVYGLVAALIKLDDAGAHLAGQGRTGAIRSMGRAIVTSAPALFRGIGIIGTVAMLWVGGHILAANLAKVGFHPLHHAIEWAEELTHNPVLSWITGTAMSCLIGAVIGTLLALAWRPVHHALARRHKG